A part of Opitutales bacterium genomic DNA contains:
- a CDS encoding sugar phosphate isomerase/epimerase produces the protein MRPKKPLKNAKHCLKMTEEGKLPGNIRWCVSTLGCSEMNLAQAIELAQAFGVREIELRALEDQLDLPTYLEATFETPENLKSILKQKEIEITAFDTSLKLIGNTEETREAFLRFIPWSEALQVPWLRVFDGGKLSTRPSEKDLEAAAQTTRWWQALRRENGWTTNIVMETHDAFCNAESCLAFQSQLETPCPILWDAHHTFHKGGEPINQTWQALKPYIAHIHFKDSVREANKVNDYTLCLPGTGRFPVSELIETVASSDYTGAICLEWERKWQPWVPSLSEALGSLITALSPTVD, from the coding sequence CACTGCCTGAAAATGACTGAAGAAGGAAAGCTTCCCGGCAACATCCGCTGGTGTGTGTCTACACTAGGTTGCTCTGAGATGAACCTGGCCCAGGCCATCGAACTGGCCCAGGCGTTTGGTGTGCGAGAAATCGAGCTCCGCGCGCTTGAGGACCAACTCGACCTGCCAACTTATTTGGAAGCCACTTTTGAGACGCCGGAAAACCTCAAATCTATTCTGAAGCAAAAAGAGATTGAGATCACCGCCTTCGATACCTCCCTCAAGCTCATCGGGAATACCGAAGAAACCCGCGAGGCATTTTTGAGATTTATTCCTTGGTCCGAAGCGCTCCAGGTCCCCTGGCTCAGGGTATTCGACGGCGGAAAGCTCAGTACGCGACCTAGCGAAAAGGACTTGGAGGCTGCTGCTCAAACGACCCGATGGTGGCAAGCACTACGCCGCGAGAATGGTTGGACCACGAACATCGTAATGGAAACCCATGATGCCTTTTGTAACGCGGAATCGTGCTTGGCATTTCAATCACAACTGGAGACGCCTTGCCCGATACTTTGGGATGCCCACCACACTTTCCACAAAGGTGGCGAGCCAATCAACCAAACTTGGCAAGCCCTCAAACCCTATATTGCTCACATCCATTTCAAAGACAGTGTTCGTGAAGCAAATAAAGTGAACGACTATACTCTTTGTCTACCGGGGACCGGCAGATTCCCGGTGTCAGAGTTGATCGAAACAGTTGCGAGCAGCGACTATACAGGGGCCATCTGTTTGGAATGGGAGCGCAAATGGCAGCCATGGGTACCGTCCCTTTCGGAAGCGCTGGGCAGCCTCATCACAGCCTTATCTCCAACTGTCGATTAA